A genomic segment from Nicotiana sylvestris chromosome 1, ASM39365v2, whole genome shotgun sequence encodes:
- the LOC138889711 gene encoding uncharacterized protein translates to MLKHTKVSITRERTRDYVPDGTISFNDEDDEGIIQPDNDAMVISVLINKSRVKHVFIDPVRILNGINMACETTKGEITLPVNTAGTVQETKFYVIEGDMRYNALFGRPWIHSMREVLSTLHQALKFPPSGGIKMIF, encoded by the exons ATGTTAAAGCACACTAAAGTGTCCATTACAAGGGAACGAACTCGAGATTATGTACCAGATGGGACCATATCTTTCAATGACGAGGATGATGAAGGCATCATACAACCAGACAATGATGCGatggtaatatctgtactcataaataaatctcgagttaagcaTGTGTttattgatccag TCCGAATTCTTAATGGGATTAACATGGCATGTGAGACCACTAAAGGGGAGATAACCCTACCTGTAAACACTGCCGGAACTGTTCAGGAAACAAAGTTCTACGTGATCGAAGGAGATATGAGATACAATGCTCTattcgggaggccatggattcacaGCATGAGGGAAGTGCTCTCGACACTACATCAGGCATTGAAATTCCCTCCATCAGGAGGGATCAAAATGATTTTTTAA